A window from Azoarcus sp. DD4 encodes these proteins:
- a CDS encoding bifunctional 3-(3-hydroxy-phenyl)propionate/3-hydroxycinnamic acid hydroxylase, with protein MNPQTSVPVLVVGAGPVGVSIANLLGAYGIETVVIERSPEILNFPRAVGLDDEALRTFQSFGLAEAMLRDMIQNVPMRMYTAGKRCFAEILPSTREYGWFRRNLFSQPLGEETLRKGLERYPHVQLRLGHELLAIAQDAEGVTATVRDAEGAEHAIRAQYLVGADGARSTVRELLRVPYEGLTHPHKWAVIECEGDPLDAPYTALHCEPSRPYVCLRLPYGLRRWEFMMFPGEDDDQMLAPAKVRELLSTHVSNPEALNVIRARVYTHNSRVAASFVAGRVCLAGDTAHITPPWIGQGLNAGLRDAFNLAWKLAWIVQGRMKPELLQSYHDERHAHAKAMIDLADLFGAVLSMRNPLVAWLRDRFFLSIQSIPRIRDYVLQMKFKPMPRFSTGVVLNSGVAARDELVGRMFIQPTVEVEQGRPQKLDDIVGGRFALVSWRCDPLAKAAPALLDKLARLGCDRYVGVRARTSGAEPGAPGTDCAATVIEDVENALHFWFQGKGVDWVLIRPDRFVAAAGGSAEAAAQLGRFCDTVLPPPTTAATPTVTQALARPQALSPAH; from the coding sequence ATGAATCCACAGACTTCCGTCCCCGTTCTCGTCGTCGGCGCCGGCCCGGTCGGCGTCTCGATTGCAAACCTCCTCGGCGCCTACGGCATCGAGACCGTGGTGATCGAACGCAGCCCCGAGATCCTCAACTTTCCGCGTGCCGTCGGCCTGGACGACGAGGCGCTGCGCACCTTCCAGTCCTTCGGGCTGGCCGAGGCCATGCTGCGCGACATGATCCAGAACGTGCCGATGCGGATGTACACCGCCGGCAAGCGCTGCTTCGCCGAAATATTGCCGAGCACCCGCGAATACGGCTGGTTCCGCCGCAACCTGTTCTCGCAGCCGCTGGGCGAGGAGACTCTGCGCAAGGGGCTGGAACGCTATCCCCATGTGCAGTTGCGGCTGGGTCACGAATTGCTGGCGATCGCCCAGGACGCGGAAGGTGTCACCGCCACCGTGCGCGACGCCGAAGGTGCGGAGCACGCCATCCGCGCCCAGTACCTGGTCGGTGCCGACGGCGCCCGCAGCACCGTGCGCGAACTGCTCCGGGTGCCCTACGAAGGGCTGACCCACCCGCACAAATGGGCGGTGATCGAATGCGAGGGCGATCCGCTCGACGCGCCCTACACCGCGCTGCACTGCGAACCCTCCCGCCCCTATGTCTGCCTGCGCCTGCCCTACGGCCTGCGCCGCTGGGAGTTCATGATGTTCCCGGGCGAGGACGACGACCAGATGCTGGCGCCCGCCAAGGTGCGCGAGCTGCTCAGCACGCACGTGTCGAATCCGGAAGCCCTGAACGTGATCCGGGCGCGGGTCTACACCCACAACTCGCGCGTGGCGGCTTCCTTCGTTGCCGGCCGCGTCTGCCTGGCCGGCGACACTGCGCACATCACCCCGCCATGGATAGGCCAGGGCCTGAATGCCGGCCTGCGCGACGCCTTCAACCTGGCCTGGAAGCTCGCCTGGATCGTCCAGGGGCGGATGAAGCCCGAACTGCTGCAGAGCTACCACGACGAGCGCCATGCCCATGCCAAGGCCATGATCGATCTCGCCGACCTGTTCGGCGCGGTGCTGTCGATGCGCAACCCGCTGGTGGCCTGGCTGCGCGACCGCTTCTTCCTTTCCATCCAGAGCATTCCCCGCATCCGCGACTATGTGCTGCAGATGAAATTCAAGCCGATGCCGCGCTTCTCCACCGGCGTGGTGCTCAACAGCGGCGTGGCCGCGCGCGACGAACTGGTCGGACGCATGTTCATCCAGCCCACGGTCGAGGTCGAGCAGGGCCGGCCGCAAAAGCTGGACGACATCGTTGGTGGCCGTTTCGCGCTGGTGAGCTGGCGTTGCGATCCGCTGGCCAAGGCAGCGCCGGCCTTGCTCGACAAGCTCGCGCGCCTCGGTTGCGACCGCTACGTTGGCGTGCGCGCCCGCACCAGCGGCGCCGAACCGGGCGCACCCGGGACGGACTGTGCCGCCACGGTGATCGAGGACGTCGAGAACGCGCTGCATTTCTGGTTCCAGGGCAAGGGCGTCGACTGGGTGCTGATCCGGCCCGACCGCTTCGTTGCCGCCGCCGGTGGCAGCGCCGAAGCGGCGGCGCAGCTCGGTCGCTTCTGCGACACGGTGTTGCCGCCGCCGACCACCGCCGCCACGCCGACGGTCACCCAAGCCCTTGCCCGGCCACAAGCCTTGTCCCCGGCGCACTGA
- a CDS encoding NIPSNAP family protein — protein MICELRTYTLVPGGVRDYLRIYNEIGREVQVGILGDLVAFLQPESGDLNQLVFLWRFDSFEERRTRRRQLLEDARFTEFRKAVRHLLVRQESQLLSAV, from the coding sequence ATGATCTGCGAACTCAGGACCTACACCCTGGTGCCGGGCGGCGTCCGCGACTACCTGCGCATCTACAACGAGATCGGACGCGAGGTGCAGGTCGGCATCCTCGGCGACCTCGTCGCCTTTCTCCAGCCCGAGAGCGGCGACCTCAACCAGCTCGTCTTCCTGTGGCGTTTCGACAGCTTCGAAGAACGCCGCACGCGTCGACGGCAACTGCTCGAGGACGCCCGCTTCACCGAATTCCGCAAGGCGGTGCGCCATCTCCTGGTCCGTCAGGAAAGCCAGCTGTTGTCCGCCGTTTGA
- a CDS encoding alpha/beta fold hydrolase → MERRDYTLPHAGLNLHVTEWGPADGRPVVMLHGIRGYGETFAGVAAALQPAFRVIAFDQRGRGRSDWDPHRNYYTDTYVGDLLAVADTLDLARFDLLGHSMGGINAIVFASQYPERVGRLVIEDAGPGAFDTSPGATRIRGELVSTPAHFDSWEAAGDFMRGLRPSVTEAARQQRLASMLKPADGGGYTWRYDHAGIAATRLNPELSRLVDLRPHVAALQCDTLVLRGSRTDYLQPAMLAEMQRLNPRIADIEIAGAGHYIHDDQPEAFNRAVRAFLLPSAPAAAARIPDPDERTTRP, encoded by the coding sequence ATGGAACGCCGCGATTACACCCTTCCGCACGCCGGCCTCAACCTCCACGTCACCGAGTGGGGGCCGGCCGACGGCCGCCCGGTCGTGATGCTGCACGGCATCCGCGGCTACGGCGAGACCTTTGCCGGCGTCGCTGCGGCCTTGCAGCCGGCGTTCCGTGTCATCGCCTTCGACCAGCGCGGGCGCGGCCGGAGCGATTGGGACCCGCACCGCAACTACTACACCGACACCTATGTCGGCGACCTGCTGGCGGTGGCCGATACGCTGGACCTGGCGCGTTTCGACCTGCTCGGGCACTCGATGGGCGGCATCAACGCCATCGTATTCGCATCGCAATACCCGGAGCGGGTCGGCCGGCTGGTGATCGAGGACGCCGGCCCCGGCGCCTTCGATACCAGCCCCGGCGCCACCCGCATCCGCGGCGAACTGGTCAGTACGCCGGCGCATTTCGACAGCTGGGAGGCGGCCGGCGACTTCATGCGCGGCCTGCGGCCCAGCGTCACCGAAGCGGCGCGCCAGCAACGCCTGGCCAGCATGCTCAAGCCGGCAGACGGCGGCGGCTACACCTGGCGCTACGACCACGCCGGCATCGCCGCGACCCGGCTCAACCCGGAACTGTCGCGCCTGGTGGATCTGCGTCCGCATGTGGCCGCGCTGCAGTGCGACACCCTGGTGCTGCGCGGCAGCCGCACCGACTACCTGCAGCCGGCGATGCTGGCCGAGATGCAGCGGCTCAACCCGCGCATCGCCGATATCGAGATCGCCGGCGCCGGCCACTACATCCACGACGACCAGCCGGAGGCCTTCAACCGCGCGGTGCGCGCCTTCCTGCTGCCGTCCGCGCCGGCTGCCGCCGCGCGCATCCCCGACCCCGACGAGAGAACGACAAGACCATGA
- a CDS encoding amino acid synthesis family protein, with product MKAPNFGIFHIRKWFLQVEDTLAGETGAPADGAPLRRIVIAACIHNPYAGRYVEDLGAWIEASPELGREFGRRIQEAAGGAAIESYGKAILVGLDGEYEHGNALLTNPAANPIRDALGGGKSWVPSSGKRGVPGTILDIPLAHKDALYVRSHYDTVSAAFNDAPNRDEVLVCWAFATRGRLNARLGGLKASEIKGLDGLN from the coding sequence ATGAAAGCCCCCAATTTCGGCATCTTCCACATCCGCAAGTGGTTCCTCCAGGTCGAGGACACGCTCGCCGGCGAAACCGGTGCCCCGGCCGACGGCGCGCCGCTACGCCGGATCGTGATCGCCGCCTGCATCCACAACCCCTACGCCGGCCGCTACGTCGAAGACCTCGGTGCCTGGATCGAAGCCTCGCCCGAACTCGGCCGCGAGTTCGGCCGCCGCATCCAGGAAGCCGCCGGTGGTGCGGCGATCGAAAGCTACGGCAAGGCCATCCTGGTCGGCCTCGACGGCGAGTACGAGCACGGCAATGCGCTGCTCACCAACCCGGCGGCCAACCCGATCCGGGATGCGCTCGGCGGCGGCAAGTCCTGGGTGCCTTCGAGCGGCAAGCGCGGCGTGCCCGGCACCATCCTCGACATTCCGCTCGCCCACAAGGACGCGCTCTACGTGCGCTCGCACTACGACACGGTGAGCGCCGCCTTCAACGACGCGCCCAACCGCGACGAAGTGCTGGTGTGCTGGGCCTTCGCCACCCGCGGCCGGCTGAACGCACGCCTCGGCGGCCTGAAGGCGTCCGAGATCAAGGGCCTGGACGGACTGAACTGA
- a CDS encoding VOC family protein, which yields METSDIKPRVRRTHLALFVKNPFESAGWYEDVLGMKVTGRGEQWVFLSFGKKHHDIALIQADAPAGGEPGRGEINMQHYGLEIEGGMDELRRLYGMLLKKGVPIVKTTDHAVGIGLYFTDPDGHRFEFFHEVIEDDAEAFRIFEELGAPSKPIDLQPL from the coding sequence ATGGAAACGAGCGACATCAAGCCGCGCGTGCGCCGCACCCACCTCGCGCTGTTCGTGAAGAACCCGTTCGAAAGTGCCGGCTGGTACGAAGACGTGCTGGGCATGAAGGTGACCGGCCGCGGCGAGCAGTGGGTCTTTCTCTCCTTCGGCAAGAAGCATCACGACATCGCACTGATCCAGGCCGACGCGCCGGCCGGCGGCGAGCCCGGCCGCGGCGAAATCAACATGCAGCACTACGGCCTCGAGATCGAAGGCGGCATGGACGAGCTGCGCCGGCTGTACGGAATGCTGCTGAAGAAGGGCGTGCCCATCGTCAAGACCACCGACCACGCGGTCGGCATCGGCCTCTATTTCACCGACCCGGACGGGCACCGTTTCGAGTTCTTCCATGAGGTCATCGAGGACGACGCGGAAGCCTTCCGCATCTTCGAAGAGCTGGGCGCCCCCAGCAAGCCCATCGACCTCCAGCCCCTCTGA
- a CDS encoding glycosyl hydrolase: protein MKGTILVGTAGQGILRSVDDGATWHRLGLKEAIEFDGVVRAIAVDPSDPARILAGADAGMCLSTDGGAHFSRVDSPMNGLTVWAIAFDPANPKNVYAGTGAPSRARMFRSTDGGLSWQTLNVELPEFCKGVNRPRILSVCVSPVDGREVWFGVEEGGAWRSLDGGDSWERMDTPESGISNSDIHAIAVLPPHDGAPVKRVVLTVNSVYESSDDCATWSGKASKERFDAMYYTRTVQVADAAGTRLLLAIGDGTPGTRTAIYRSDDRGASWERALLHTAPNSTVWAFGAHPSDPSLLFAGTKYGHLLRSMDGGRSWFKEWRDFSEITSVAWTPFVAPVTAHPQSIN from the coding sequence ATGAAAGGAACCATACTGGTCGGCACCGCCGGCCAGGGCATCCTGCGCAGCGTGGACGACGGCGCGACCTGGCACCGCCTGGGGCTGAAGGAGGCGATCGAATTCGACGGCGTGGTGCGCGCCATCGCGGTCGATCCTTCCGATCCGGCCCGCATCCTCGCCGGCGCCGATGCCGGCATGTGCCTCAGCACCGACGGCGGCGCCCACTTCAGCCGCGTCGACTCGCCGATGAACGGCCTCACCGTGTGGGCCATCGCCTTCGATCCCGCCAATCCGAAGAACGTGTATGCCGGCACCGGCGCACCGTCGCGGGCGAGGATGTTCCGCTCCACCGACGGCGGCCTGTCGTGGCAGACGCTGAACGTGGAGCTGCCGGAATTCTGCAAGGGCGTGAACCGCCCCCGCATCCTCAGCGTCTGCGTCAGCCCGGTCGATGGCCGCGAAGTCTGGTTCGGTGTGGAAGAGGGCGGTGCCTGGCGCAGCCTGGACGGCGGCGACAGCTGGGAGCGCATGGATACACCGGAGAGCGGCATCAGCAATTCCGACATCCATGCCATCGCCGTGCTGCCGCCCCACGACGGCGCGCCGGTCAAGCGCGTGGTGCTGACGGTGAACTCGGTGTACGAGAGCAGCGACGACTGCGCGACCTGGTCGGGCAAGGCCTCGAAGGAACGCTTCGACGCCATGTACTACACCCGCACCGTCCAGGTGGCGGACGCCGCCGGCACCCGGCTGCTGCTCGCCATCGGCGACGGCACCCCCGGCACGCGCACCGCCATCTACCGCTCGGACGACCGCGGCGCCAGCTGGGAGCGCGCATTGCTGCATACCGCGCCCAACTCCACGGTGTGGGCCTTCGGCGCGCACCCGTCCGATCCGTCGTTGCTGTTCGCCGGCACCAAGTACGGCCACCTGCTGCGCTCGATGGACGGCGGCCGCAGCTGGTTCAAGGAGTGGCGCGATTTCAGCGAGATCACCTCGGTGGCGTGGACGCCCTTCGTCGCGCCGGTGACGGCCCACCCGCAATCCATCAACTGA
- a CDS encoding SDR family NAD(P)-dependent oxidoreductase, protein MDLKLKGKVAVVTGGSLGIGRAVTEALAAEGVRVAIVARNKAALEDAAREISAKTGVEILAAPADVSSTEQVEAMMDKVANHFGRIDILVNGAAHPGGLVRTEIEHANPEGLLEDINIKVVGYMRCAKAASAYMRKNGYGRIVNIGGLTGRGSKQLSGMRNVAICHFTKTLSDQLGPHGITVNVIHPGVVETPHIHELYAKEAQLQGLTPEQVEANYAKVTPIRRVLQPEEIADTVVFLASERAGAITGESIAVDGGITRGIFI, encoded by the coding sequence GTGGATCTGAAACTGAAGGGCAAGGTCGCCGTGGTCACCGGCGGCAGTCTGGGCATAGGCCGTGCGGTCACCGAGGCGCTGGCTGCCGAGGGCGTGCGCGTCGCCATCGTCGCCCGCAACAAGGCCGCGCTGGAGGATGCGGCGCGCGAAATCAGCGCGAAGACCGGTGTCGAGATCCTGGCCGCGCCGGCCGACGTCAGCAGCACCGAACAGGTGGAGGCGATGATGGACAAGGTGGCGAATCACTTCGGCCGCATCGACATCCTGGTGAACGGCGCCGCGCATCCGGGCGGCCTGGTCCGTACCGAGATCGAACACGCCAATCCCGAAGGCCTGCTCGAAGACATCAACATCAAGGTGGTGGGCTACATGCGCTGCGCCAAGGCGGCCTCCGCCTACATGAGGAAGAACGGCTATGGCCGCATCGTCAACATCGGCGGCCTCACCGGGCGCGGCAGCAAGCAGCTCTCCGGCATGCGCAACGTTGCCATCTGCCACTTCACCAAGACCTTGTCCGACCAGCTCGGCCCGCACGGCATCACGGTGAACGTGATCCATCCCGGCGTGGTCGAGACGCCCCACATCCACGAGCTGTACGCCAAGGAAGCCCAGCTGCAGGGCCTGACGCCCGAGCAGGTGGAGGCCAACTACGCCAAGGTCACGCCCATCCGCCGCGTGCTGCAGCCCGAGGAAATCGCCGACACCGTGGTGTTCCTGGCCTCCGAGCGGGCAGGGGCGATCACCGGCGAATCGATCGCGGTCGATGGCGGCATCACCCGCGGCATCTTCATCTGA
- a CDS encoding acetolactate synthase large subunit, which yields MTGAEVMLATLRANGVSVCFANPGTTELDVVRAFDAAGDLRCVVGLQENVCTGAADGYGRMTGRPAATLLHLGPGFANGIANLHNARRARTPIVNIIGDHTSWHLPYDAPLASDIESLARPVSGWVHRIASVETVAAATAEAVVQAGRKGGQGATLIFPADFQAADCEAAAARPVAAAPDATASSFDLQQCVQRLLRSRRTVFLLGGGGELSGLGERAQRAVARICAVLGSAASAYAETFPARSERGKGLPAFDRLPYFPEPAREVLDPAELVVLAGALPPVTYFGYAGHPSLLVRAERLLTLSLPGEAAADRLEALADALQAPQYHAPAAELPTLAEGELTPAKVASVLARSLPAGAIVSVEGGTCGYPFYAASAAAQPHTTLTNTGGAIGQGLPVAMGAAIACPDRKVVALLSDGSTQYTIQTLWSLAHEGLDVVVLIAANHQYAILRNELRRGGAALSERAAAMTSLDQPRIDWVGLAQSYGVRAVRAATAEQLAAQLDSAFARKGPMLIEMAL from the coding sequence ATGACGGGTGCTGAAGTCATGCTCGCAACCCTGCGAGCAAACGGTGTGTCGGTTTGCTTTGCGAACCCCGGTACCACCGAGCTGGACGTAGTGAGGGCTTTCGATGCCGCCGGGGATCTGCGCTGCGTCGTCGGTCTGCAGGAGAACGTGTGCACCGGTGCGGCCGACGGCTACGGCCGGATGACGGGCCGGCCGGCGGCGACGCTGCTGCACCTCGGCCCCGGCTTTGCCAACGGCATCGCCAACCTGCACAACGCGCGGCGTGCCCGCACGCCCATCGTCAACATCATTGGCGACCATACGAGCTGGCATCTGCCCTACGACGCGCCGCTCGCGTCCGATATCGAATCGCTGGCGCGGCCGGTGTCGGGCTGGGTGCATCGCATCGCCAGCGTGGAGACGGTGGCGGCGGCCACCGCCGAGGCGGTGGTGCAGGCCGGTCGCAAGGGCGGTCAGGGCGCGACCCTGATCTTTCCGGCGGATTTCCAGGCGGCCGACTGCGAGGCGGCCGCTGCAAGGCCGGTGGCGGCAGCCCCGGATGCGACGGCTTCGTCCTTCGATCTGCAGCAGTGCGTGCAGCGCCTGTTGCGCAGCCGGCGCACCGTCTTCCTGCTTGGCGGCGGTGGCGAGCTCAGCGGCCTGGGCGAACGCGCCCAGCGTGCGGTGGCGCGTATCTGCGCCGTGCTCGGCAGTGCCGCGAGCGCCTATGCCGAAACCTTCCCGGCACGTTCCGAACGCGGGAAGGGGTTGCCGGCCTTCGACCGCTTGCCCTACTTCCCGGAGCCGGCGCGCGAGGTGCTCGACCCGGCCGAACTGGTGGTGCTGGCCGGTGCGTTGCCGCCGGTGACCTACTTCGGCTATGCCGGCCATCCCAGCCTGCTGGTGCGGGCCGAGCGCCTGCTGACCTTGTCGCTCCCCGGCGAGGCGGCCGCCGACAGGCTGGAAGCGCTGGCCGATGCGCTGCAGGCGCCGCAGTACCACGCACCGGCCGCCGAACTGCCGACGCTGGCCGAAGGCGAGCTGACGCCGGCCAAGGTCGCCAGCGTGCTGGCCCGCAGCCTGCCGGCCGGCGCCATCGTGTCGGTCGAAGGCGGCACCTGCGGCTATCCCTTCTACGCCGCGTCGGCCGCGGCCCAGCCGCATACCACGCTGACCAATACCGGCGGCGCCATCGGCCAGGGCCTGCCGGTGGCCATGGGTGCCGCGATTGCCTGCCCCGACCGCAAGGTCGTCGCCCTGCTGTCGGACGGCAGCACCCAATACACCATCCAGACCCTGTGGTCGCTGGCGCATGAAGGCCTGGACGTGGTGGTGCTGATCGCCGCCAACCACCAGTACGCGATTCTGCGCAACGAGTTGCGGCGCGGCGGTGCGGCGCTGAGCGAACGCGCCGCGGCCATGACCAGCCTGGATCAGCCGCGCATCGACTGGGTGGGTCTGGCGCAGAGCTACGGCGTGCGCGCGGTGCGTGCCGCCACCGCCGAGCAGCTTGCCGCCCAGCTCGACAGCGCCTTCGCCCGCAAGGGCCCGATGTTGATCGAGATGGCGCTGTAA
- a CDS encoding IclR family transcriptional regulator, with protein MNSLRRMLDILDLFTPEQPAIDVEYICEKLNYAPASAYRYVRELSDVGLLVRIPRGYTLGPRIIELDRQMTEHNPVLVESRELIADLAEKTGLNVLLSELYGSTVISVHQTPGRESTPLNFGRGRPMALFRSATSRVILAYLLPRQLKRLYEEHADESDLKRLGPDWKTFSKSMLQVRKQGYCISKGELDPDKTGLAAPIFDEKKRVLGSITLVGSTERFEAFNESYLANLITGAAAEITERISQPK; from the coding sequence ATGAATAGCCTGCGACGCATGCTCGACATCCTCGATCTGTTCACACCCGAACAGCCCGCCATCGATGTCGAATACATCTGCGAAAAGCTCAACTACGCACCCGCCAGTGCCTACCGCTACGTCCGCGAACTGAGCGACGTGGGCCTGCTGGTCCGCATCCCCCGCGGCTATACGCTGGGCCCGCGCATCATCGAGCTGGACCGCCAGATGACCGAGCACAACCCCGTCCTGGTGGAAAGCCGCGAGCTGATCGCCGACCTCGCCGAAAAGACCGGCTTGAACGTGCTGCTCAGCGAGCTCTACGGCTCGACCGTCATCAGCGTGCACCAGACGCCGGGCCGGGAGTCCACGCCGTTGAACTTCGGCCGCGGGCGACCGATGGCGCTGTTCCGCAGTGCAACCTCGCGGGTGATCCTGGCCTACCTGCTGCCGCGCCAGCTCAAGCGCCTGTACGAAGAGCATGCCGACGAGTCCGACCTGAAGCGGCTGGGGCCGGACTGGAAAACCTTCTCCAAATCGATGTTGCAGGTGCGCAAGCAGGGTTACTGCATCAGCAAGGGCGAGCTGGACCCCGACAAAACCGGTCTGGCGGCGCCGATCTTCGACGAGAAGAAGCGCGTGCTCGGCAGCATCACGCTGGTGGGGAGCACCGAGCGCTTCGAGGCTTTCAACGAGAGCTACCTCGCCAATCTCATCACCGGCGCTGCGGCGGAGATCACCGAACGCATCTCGCAGCCGAAGTGA
- a CDS encoding OsmC family protein: MSVHQAAIEWQRAPNAADAQTYSRNHHALLNGGQTVKVSAGVDFKGDADCADPEQLLLSALGSCHMFTFLAIAEIQGYTVEHYRDTPVGHLEKNAQGRMAITRIELSPAVRFSGDKQPDEAALAKLHASAHRNCFIANTISAAVTVQPSA; this comes from the coding sequence ATGTCCGTACATCAAGCCGCCATCGAATGGCAGCGTGCACCCAACGCCGCCGACGCGCAGACCTATTCCCGCAATCACCACGCCCTGCTCAACGGCGGCCAGACGGTGAAGGTGTCCGCCGGTGTCGATTTCAAGGGCGATGCCGACTGCGCCGACCCGGAACAGTTGCTGCTGAGCGCGCTTGGCAGCTGCCACATGTTCACCTTCCTGGCCATTGCCGAGATCCAGGGCTACACGGTGGAACACTACCGCGACACCCCGGTCGGCCATCTGGAGAAGAACGCCCAGGGCCGCATGGCGATCACCCGCATCGAGCTGTCGCCGGCGGTGCGCTTTTCCGGCGACAAGCAGCCGGACGAGGCGGCGCTCGCCAAGCTGCACGCCAGTGCGCATCGCAACTGCTTCATCGCCAATACCATCAGCGCCGCGGTGACGGTGCAGCCCTCGGCCTGA
- a CDS encoding LysR substrate-binding domain-containing protein, whose product MPPADDTRGARCADDAAEGGRIDERQSAAVARRMPPLIALSYFEAAARSGSFATAARLLHVSPAAVSHQVKALEEHLGVTLFVRHHRKVVLTRAAEAALPRLQEGFAALAEAVDQLRAQGEDQWVVTVCAEPLFATKWLVPRLHRFYARCPQAELRLQASLSSVDSAHGGPVSAASFRRAGIDLSVRLGYGNHADLHTIALFELALQPLCAPALAQALHAPRDILRLPLLSDATHQRTAERFGWMEWLRLAGVRTTSPPRELCFGNGLLALEAALAGQGVLLASPVLVRAELDAGKLIAVFDRMLRAPLAYHLVCPPAALERPIVAAFCDWLQEEIGREQIAPAKAATADASTRPPAETAR is encoded by the coding sequence ATGCCCCCGGCGGACGACACCCGCGGCGCGCGCTGCGCCGACGACGCGGCGGAAGGCGGCCGGATCGACGAACGGCAATCCGCCGCCGTCGCCCGCCGCATGCCGCCGCTGATCGCGCTGTCCTACTTCGAGGCGGCCGCCCGCAGCGGCAGCTTCGCCACCGCGGCGCGGCTGCTGCATGTGTCGCCGGCGGCGGTCAGCCACCAGGTGAAGGCGCTGGAGGAACACCTCGGCGTGACGCTCTTCGTGCGCCATCACCGCAAGGTGGTGCTGACCCGCGCCGCCGAGGCCGCGCTGCCGCGCCTGCAGGAAGGCTTTGCCGCGCTCGCCGAGGCGGTGGACCAGTTGCGCGCCCAGGGCGAAGATCAGTGGGTGGTCACCGTCTGCGCCGAACCGCTGTTCGCCACCAAGTGGCTGGTGCCGCGCCTGCACCGCTTCTATGCCCGCTGCCCGCAGGCCGAGCTGCGGCTGCAAGCCAGCCTCAGTTCGGTCGATAGCGCGCACGGCGGCCCGGTTTCCGCAGCGAGCTTCCGGCGCGCCGGCATCGACCTCTCGGTCCGGCTCGGCTACGGCAATCATGCCGACCTCCACACCATCGCCCTGTTCGAACTCGCCCTGCAGCCGCTATGTGCGCCGGCACTCGCGCAAGCGCTACACGCGCCACGGGACATCCTGCGACTGCCGCTGCTGAGCGACGCCACCCACCAGCGCACGGCGGAGCGCTTCGGCTGGATGGAATGGCTGCGCCTGGCCGGCGTCCGGACGACCTCCCCACCGCGCGAGCTATGCTTCGGCAACGGCCTGCTGGCCCTGGAAGCCGCGCTGGCCGGCCAGGGCGTGCTGCTCGCCAGCCCGGTGCTGGTACGGGCCGAACTGGACGCCGGCAAGCTGATCGCGGTGTTCGACCGGATGCTGCGGGCCCCGCTCGCCTACCACCTGGTCTGCCCGCCGGCTGCGCTCGAGCGCCCCATCGTCGCGGCCTTTTGCGACTGGCTGCAGGAAGAAATCGGTCGCGAGCAGATCGCCCCGGCCAAGGCCGCGACCGCCGATGCAAGCACACGCCCTCCGGCGGAGACCGCCCGATGA
- a CDS encoding DMT family transporter — protein sequence MSRARVLLLTALAMVAFAANSLLCRLALRETAIDAASFTGIRLASGALVLWAIVRLRGGGIAGNGSWLSAFALFAYAAAFSYAYLTLPAAVGALLLFGAVQATMIGYGLAHGERFHGRQTVGLLLALGGFVGLMLPGLSAPPLAGSLLMIAAGVAWGVYSLRGRGGGNPTASTAGNFVRALPFAAALSLVMAARTSVDAAGAGYAVASGALASGLGYAIWYTALPGLRATNAATVQLSVPVIAALGAALFLGEAITLRLLLASVAVLGGIALVIAGRGR from the coding sequence ATGAGCAGGGCCCGCGTGCTGCTGCTCACCGCCCTGGCGATGGTCGCCTTCGCCGCCAATTCCCTGCTGTGCCGCCTCGCGCTGCGCGAAACCGCCATCGACGCGGCGAGCTTCACCGGCATCCGCCTCGCCTCGGGCGCACTGGTGCTGTGGGCCATCGTCCGGCTGCGCGGCGGCGGCATCGCCGGCAACGGCAGCTGGCTGTCCGCCTTCGCACTCTTCGCCTACGCCGCCGCCTTCTCCTATGCCTACCTCACGCTGCCGGCGGCGGTGGGCGCGCTGCTGCTGTTCGGCGCGGTGCAGGCGACGATGATCGGCTACGGCCTCGCCCACGGCGAACGCTTCCACGGCCGGCAGACGGTGGGGCTGCTGCTCGCACTGGGCGGTTTCGTCGGCCTGATGCTGCCCGGCCTGTCGGCGCCGCCGCTGGCAGGCTCGCTGCTGATGATCGCCGCCGGCGTCGCCTGGGGCGTGTACTCGCTGCGCGGTCGCGGCGGCGGCAATCCGACCGCGAGCACCGCCGGCAACTTCGTGCGTGCGCTGCCCTTTGCCGCCGCACTCAGCCTGGTGATGGCCGCGCGCACCAGCGTGGACGCGGCCGGCGCCGGCTACGCGGTGGCTTCGGGCGCGCTCGCCTCCGGCCTGGGCTATGCGATCTGGTACACCGCCCTGCCCGGCCTGCGCGCCACCAACGCCGCCACCGTGCAGCTGAGCGTGCCGGTGATCGCCGCACTGGGCGCGGCGCTCTTCCTTGGCGAAGCCATCACCCTGCGCCTGCTGCTGGCATCGGTCGCGGTGCTGGGCGGTATCGCGCTCGTCATTGCCGGACGCGGCCGCTGA